One genomic window of Octopus bimaculoides isolate UCB-OBI-ISO-001 chromosome 2, ASM119413v2, whole genome shotgun sequence includes the following:
- the LOC106873478 gene encoding peptidyl-prolyl cis-trans isomerase-like 3: MSVTVHTDVGPVKIELFCEQVPKACENFLALCAQDYYNGCIFHRNIKDFMVQTGDPTGTGKGGTSIWGGKFEDEFRDSLKHNTRGIVSMASSGPDTNGSQWFITYNKQPHLNMKYTVFGR, from the exons ATG tCTGTTACAGTTCATACTGATGTCGGTCCAGTTAAGATTGAACTGTTCTGTGAACAAGTTCCTAAAGCTTGTGAG aATTTTCTAGCCTTATGTGCTCAAGACTACTACAATGGCTGCATATTTCATCGGAACATTAAAGATTTCATGGTTCAAACTGGTGACCCAACTG GAACAGGCAAAGGTGGTACTAGTATATGGGGCGGAAAATTTGAAGATGAATTCCGAGACAGTTTAAAG CACAACACACGAGGCATAGTATCCATGGCTAGCAGTGGTCCAGACACCAATGGCTCTCAATGGTTTATCACTTATAATAAGCAACCACATTTGAACATGAAATACACAGTTTTTGGACGGTAA